Below is a window of Melospiza georgiana isolate bMelGeo1 chromosome 18, bMelGeo1.pri, whole genome shotgun sequence DNA.
TGTTGTACACTGCCATTGGGGAGTGGGCACAACTGAGCCAGGAGAGCACCGTGCTGGACAtctgctgtgggacaggaacCATTGGGATTTCCTTAGCAAAGGTTGGCAATTTCTCTTCCTGGATAGAAGTTACTTTTTATTCGTGTTTTAACTACGGCtagaagggaagaaaataccTAATGTATGTGAAATGCAACAGATTATATCtcagttttttaaattaatttgtaattgagctgcctgcagctgctttaCCACATCCTTATGAAAGCTCAACCTTATGTTGACCAGGCTGGATAGGAGTTAAAGTCCCTGTTAAGTGCTGATGTTATGAAAAATGGTTAAATTCACACATACAGACCACAGAGGGaactttttcctttgcttctgcAGAGAGTGAAGAAGGTCATTGGAATTGAGCTCTGTCAGGAAGCTGTGCAGGATGCCAAAGCAAATGCCCAGATTAATGGTGAGTGACCTGAAATGCTGAAGCTTTTGTTTGGTAAGGAGTAGGTGCAGCCAGTTCTTTACCTTATCTAAGCAGCCTGGAATTACATGTTGTTGATAGTGATCTTGTCCCGTTTAAACACTTAATCACTCTTGAAAACAAACACCTTGTTAGCCCATGAGATCAATTTTCCAGTtgaacagctttttttttaaattgaaaagtaaaacaTTAATTTCAGTGTAAAAATGAGATGAAACCACAGCTACCCTCCTAAAGAAAACATTAACATAGCTGGTGTTTGTGGGCTTTTGCTTTAGTCCAGACAGTGGAAGATGCTCAAATTACTGTTGTTTGAATGGTCCGAAGTTAAGAGTGATTGTTTAAATTACACTGGGTACACAAAACAATTTGGAGTTTCTGAGGCATCAAAACTTAATATCCAAGGTAAAGAACTGAACCCTGCTTCGACTAGACAAGTACACTGAtaacatcttttctttttcttacagaaCTGAGTAATATTGAATTTTACTGTGGGAAGGCAGAAGATATTGTTCCTTCCCTGATGAACGTTTTAGCTCCTCAGAACCTGATCACGATTGTAGATCCACCACGGGCAGGGCTGCGTAAGTTCACAGGGGTTTAAGGCAAAGAAAACACCATTGggataaatgaaatggaagCTTCAGGTGTAGCTTGGAGCAACATTGCAGTTTTGTTCATGCTGTTCATAACCTGGCATTTTTCTGTGGGGCTCTTGCTGCACACAGAACCAGTAAACAGCTGTTGTGGTTTTGATCATCTAGATTCCAAGGTAATTCTTGCCCTGAGAAGAGCTGAACATCTAAAGAAGCTCATCTATGTCTCCTGCAATCCCAGAGCTGCAATGAATAACTTTGTGGAGTGAGTGTTTCTTGCATTGAATTGACTTACTAAATGTGgtaagaagaaaatgttttttgggGAAGGGGTACCATTGCTAGATTTTTATTTGCAAGCCATGTTCCTTGAGGCTCACCTTTCACcagacacagctgggagctgcagcagctggctgggaatggcactgCCCAATACACAAGTCATAATGGAAATACTGGTGGAAGTGAATAAGCCTAGCATGGAATTGAGGCTCAGGGAAGGAAAACCTctcagagaagagcagcagggatgagcagtgcactaaaatattaattcatttCTCCCTGCTCTTGTTTCCCTTCCCCATCAAGCCTGTGCCGGGCCCCTTCCAACAGGGTGAAAGGAGCCTCGTTCCGGCCCGTGCGAGCCATGGCTGTGGATCTGTTCCCTCAGACCAGGCACTGTGAGCTGCTCATCTTCTTTGAGAGGGTGGAATACGCcaatggcagctctgcagcagcagcacctgctgccagtgagaccccagcagcagcctgtggcACCGAGGGCATGGATggcaccagcccagccagcGAGGGgagccaggcagctgctggcctTGGGGACTGCAGTCCAAGAGAGGGCTCACCCTAACTCCTCAGAGACTTCATAGAAACTACTTTGGCTTTTTAACTGCATCAGTAACATAACTTCTGTAACATGCAGGTAATAAATCTCTGTACAACAGAGTAATTGCAAGGCTTCCAACTTATTTCATCATCCTAATTTGAATTAAGTTTCATTATCATCGACTCTCAGAAGGGTTTgtgttgaaagggaccttaatgATTATCTGATAACCACCCCtttgccatgagcagggacaccttccactcagccaggctgctcagagccccatccatgGTCTTGAACGCTTCCAGGGACAGGATGTTACATCATACAATTAGCCCAaatcctgcttttcccttcctgcctaGATACATACATACATTTATAGAAAGacaccccaaattcccagaGCAGGTCATCttgcttacagggacctggaCCTACCTGTCAGTATTTCATCATGCTCTGACCCCTGTCAAAactgtgctgtgttttttcaGTATGCAAGTTAAGATTAaccttttcaaaaataatttacttgCTAAATATTAGGAAGTAACAACCTCAGTCTAATAAAAATGCTACACTTGCCACAACTGAAGTCAGTCTTGCTCTCAGACTGTAGCAAGACAAAGGCTGCAAGTTTCCTACAGCATACTGCTAAAGCTGAGAGGACTTTGCTCAAGGCAGGTCCTCACCACTGAAATCTGACAGCCAGAACTGAACTGTGCCAACAGCAGCACCTTACCCTGCACTGCcagtgcagctgagctccagcagatGCTCCAGTCAGCACtcactgcagccagaggctgagCAGCCATTGAAGGACTGTGATCCACGCTGCAGAACACACAGCAACACTGCTGGAAGGAGCGACCACCTTCAATCTCAACTTATTTCTAATAGGCCATATTAAATGTATAACAGCAACAAAAGAATTCTACTACAGCCCATGGCTGTGCTGATACCACACCTTTGCAGTGTTTGGTACCTGCAGCCAACAGGTACCAAAACCAGCACTTTGAGTTATAACATTTCCAGCCTTGCCATGGTTTAAGTAAAAATACAAATCCCAATTCAAAATAAGGTAACTTCATTTCATTCCAAGTGTTTAACCATGTAAACATTCAATTCCTCACCAAAAAAGTGGTTGAGAATTTCCATAATCAATGAGGCTGCACTGAtctaatttctctttaaaaaatacCTAGAGGATTTGAAAAATAAGAGTTCCTTTCTCTATATATGCTTGCACTATCATAATACTGATCACACTGGCACATTTTATAATATCAAACTTTATTGCTCGAAACTAATTGTCTGAAAAATACACATGTAGTACTCAAAGACCGAACACAGAGGATTACATGAttgtgcagaaaaaaagcaagcagaggCTCAGTGAAAATGAGGCTTTATAGTTGTACCAATTTAGCACTGGCACCAAGCAACTGCACCCAACACAACTCAAAACAGCAACCATTGTTACCTGCTGGGGCAATAAGGATgaactttgttttgttttcccatgtTCTCAGATACACATTGAAATACTGTCACCGATCATTTTATTTGGTTAATAACAGCATGGCTTCTTGCACTTCACATTTCTTCCCACTAAGTTAGGAGGCTATCACTTCCTGAATTTCACTCCAGAACCAAAGTACAGTTTAGTGAATTAATAAGATAATCATGATGCTTTTAAATACTTGGACGTTACAAATATTATTTGTATAAAGTCTAACAGCATCACAGGAGAATGGAAGTTTACATACAACAGTTAAGTTTATGCATAATAGTCTTTCCAAAGTTCTGAGTACCCAACTAATTCAGTTTTGTCTaataaatatgtttaaaaaagcTGATGACTGGTGTTTCAGTAGGTAGCATCTGACTAGTCACAGTAAGTTTTCCGTCAGTACCATGAAGATTTGAATGCACACGAATTTAATCCTTAAAGTCAATATACCACACTTTTGTCGAGAAGCACATAATATGCAAAGCAAAATCTGTCTAATCCCCAAAGGATGGAACAGTTCTTAAAAATACACTCCATCCCTATAAAAATACCCATCTTCCCCTGGATATAGAAGGGATAAATAACAAGTATCAGtgacaaaagcagcagttttATGCATTCATACAATCAGATCTAAACCTTTACAGCCGATTACCTAGAAAACACACAAGAGTTACAAGACAAGTTTAGGATACATCTTGAATCACACTGTAAGTGTTCATGCAGAAGCTGAAGTTAATGCAATGGTCTATCCTCTATCACAGCAGCTCGTGCTTATGTGCAAATGCAAGACTGTTACACCCCAAACAATAGTAAACATTAAAACACAAGAATACTTCACAATGACAAAACAGCAGTTACGTTGTTTGTTCCAGCAGTTATTGCGCTATTTTCTGGACATCTCTCCAGTTAAAGGCTGCAGCAAGGTCTAATACCAtctttttatgtttgtttttgtttagaatgCATAATATACGTTCTAGGCTTTGGTTCACAATGAAATCTCTGGATGTTTTAATTAAGGGCAATGGTCACCTTGTGATTCTGATAGTGGCAGACTGAGGTAATACAGCAATCCtcttaaaattaatgaaaacaaattgGTAAGTGAGGCATCCATGGATATTCTGCAGGTGACCTGCAAATGCATTGACATTctgatttcagaaaaataaaaagatctACAAGGGTGATTTGTCTTTTACAGTGCCATCCAAGTAcagatttttctgctgaaaacacaAGCTGAAAGAAAACCTATCTAAGAGTAATACATTTAGGCATAGAAGGTAAAAGCCCTGTCttcatgaaaacagaaaagtcccaataaaaacaatgaaaagagACAAACAGCAATCGCTGCTTGCCACTACTGCACCAATATTATATACCCTTCAAAAGATGGAGATTTATTAAAgctatacaaaaaaaaaaaagcagaggcagtgtttttttgtgattttttttcttttttttttagacagGCCACTTCTTTAAATAATAGTTTATATATTGTCTTCCAACTACCCGTATCCTGTTATAACAGGATTACAACTCATGGAACTAAAAAgctaaatataataataaaaaatgcgTGGATTCATATTTGCAGAGACCTCCAAGCATATCACTTAAACACAGAAACAGGTAAGACCCCATGACTCTTCCTGTTTAACCTCTAACATTATATGAACATTAGAGAACACtagtttaaaatataaattaaaatccACATATTTCGAAAGTAACGTGATGTTAAAAGGAGGTCTTACAATACTGATGCcaacatttttaaaatccagtAGGCACTAATTTCAATATAATGCATCACTCTCTATGTAACAtggtaaattaaaaaacaaaaccacaccaaaatcagaataaaaacaaaacaaaagaaaaaaacccctcaagcCCCCAGATCCCTGTGAATGTAAgtaccaggagctgcagcaggtaCAGAGAACTGACCTTTCATTCTCAACAGGAGCAGAAGGAGTGTAAAAGTGgagcagtgcagctcctggctaagtcactgcagccctgccccagcttgGCTTTCGCTCTGTTCTTAGAGACCAAACCAAGAAATGGCTGCAAGAGCAGAGTTCCTGCAGCCACCCAGAGCACCCCTGTGAAGAACAGAAGCCAGGGAGCAGGGCTTTCACACAGCCACACCATTCCTTTTGTGCTTGGCTTGAGAAAGCCTCAGATGACACAGTGAGTACTGCCTGTTTGCCAGGATTGTGGTTTAGAGTAGTTGcatatttgtaattttcttatttatgaGTATAACCGGTTATGGTCTCATTCTACTTATTACTCTGTCATATTCCAAACCTACATTCTAATTTTCATTGCAGAAGTTACAcactttctttaaaaactaaaaatgtaattaaaaaaagtaaaaacaaaaacttgTTAAAAAATCTAAATTGCTGCAGTCGGACTTAAAGGTTGAGttgatttattttctaaagTCTTTGCTTTTATGGTGCAAATTAATTAAGACTTAACTGATCAAGTCAGATGCAATCTGACACCAAACAAATAAGAAATTGTTTTATTGCTGGGAAAAGGGAGTGGAAAGTCAttggcaaaatattttcagactATCAACCATCATCAGCTGCATTTTGGCTCCAAGCTTTGAAAACAGCTTTTCAAATTACAGTTTTTACTTTAATCATATAAGTGGGGCCATATTTTCCCTGTTCAACTGATCTGTAAACCAACATAGgctcttttcatttaaaataaacccCAGTAATTTTGAATCTCCAACCTGTTACTCTTAACACTACCAGGTATTCTTGTTCTTTTCAAGTAATACAAAATCTGCATCCTCTAATCTCAAATAACTAAGCCTGGCAGGAGACAAGaaacaagacaaaaagaaaCAGCGTTACTGGCCTAATCCTATGGCATTAGAAACATTGCTCATCACTTTCCTGTATTTGTCACCAAAGTGTCTTATCAGTGCATATTATTATGTGCTGAAATGCAACAAAACTTTTCACAAAAATAGTTCTAGGCATGTTCATACAAGAAGATGTACATATACttcttttatatatacatatatatgaatgtgtatatatatatcagCTTCAACCTGTACATAGATATTCTGAATTTCATACTTAAAATACATCCATTCCAAACAACATGGATGGCTTTCCAGGAGAAAGTGCTTGATTGGTTTTATCCTGTGTGAACATGCCTGTCCTCTGTGCATTTGCCCCAGTAGAGATCTTTATGATCAATTCTTTAACGTACATATCTCAGAGGTattaaaccaggaaaaaaaaccaaagaaaatcaAACCAGGAAAAAGTAATATTGCCCTGATGATGCAAAACGAACAATGCATAACTGAAGCAGCTTGGATTTTAAAAGTTATCTTGCATTCTGCAGcaaacaatttttaaataattgttGAAAATCTAGTTCCTCCATTTGTGTTATTGCTCCCCACTTGCACATTTTCTCATTAAACATCAACAGTACAGAGAGGTTCACTACCAGGTTGAGCTGATTCCACTATTGTCATCTTGGGTTTCTTTCGTGTTTCCTcctaaaaaatacaaaacagccccagcacacaGTCATAAAGAGAACAGAATCATAAACCAGTAAAAATTCTGAACCATTTCAGCCAAACATGTCAGTTGTTGCAAGAGGCTAACTAGGGCTCATGTTAAAAATGAATGTACAGAAGTAGGTACAATCAAGCTATGAGCCAGTTCAAAAGACAGCATGACAATCTCCCCAAAAGTAGACCCCCAGTCAAATTCTGAAGAGCTCTCTTTACTTCAAATACTGtgtaaaataagcaaaaaaccCCTGATCCTTGGTACACATGACCCATGACATCCATGCAGTTTGTAAACACAGGAGAATATATACTCACTCTTTCCTGTGCCagttttttcatttcttcctgtAACTTGTTCAGGATGTGCAGATTTGGCTTGTTCTTTTTGGCATACTGCTGAAGTTCTATCACACTTCTGTCAGAGGTTTCCTATTCAACAGAATCATGAGCAACAACTGATCAActttttttatggaaaaaaattaacatggAGCCAAGTTTAGTCTGTTGTATTTCTGTAGTTTAGTCTGTAGTTAGTTCAATTCCTTAAGTAGGAACATCTACTTCCAATGAGTTAGTTACACAGGTTCTTTAATTTTGACATGGGAGATGCAAGATTAACATGTCAATGAAATCCAGGCACTTAAAGTTTTGTTGTAACTTAATTTAGAAGTCCAGAAGCAAAACTCCAGCCCCAGGGTAGGTTATACTCAAAGGCCTGCTCACCTGTTTAACCAGCTTGCTATTCTCTCTGCCATACATTCGCAAGAGAGAGCCCCAATTTTTCACGTGTGGATGCAGTAGCTGAAGGATTTTCTGAGAAGCCAATTGCTTCCCTactcttttatttttgcctgTAAAAATAACCATGGAAGTGTGTCAGTGCCAGCACATTATGTGATGATAGCCACAAATGTTTACCTGAGTTAGTCAAAACTGAGACACCAAAGAGCACGACAGGCACACAACAGGGTCAGTGGCTGAACAAGCACCCCCAGAATGGGCAGCAAAGGAGAACAGGAGGAGAGCAAGAGGAGAGTCACACATCACACAATTATTGTACTTACACCAGCCTCGCACTGTGTGCTTGCCACAAGTCATGACATATTCACTCTTCTGATTTTTCCCAGGAATCACTTCAAACTTTATGGATGTGTCACCCATTCCGTGGTTTCTTAAGCACAAACACAATCAAGATCACATACTAAGTAAAACTACAAACAAGTGAAGTGGTTGCAGTTATCATCTTGGACAGCCATTGCAATGAAATTAGATCTAATAAGAAATGTCAATGCATTAAttaacaaagatttttttatgtCAGCAACTTGAGTTAAATGAAAAAGCAACCCAGtatgagagaaaacaaaagacaTTTGTCCAACAACTACATCCTGATGTCCAAAGAGGCACAAAGAGCAAATGTGAATTAAAGAGGACTCAGCATGAACCAGGTCAGCCCCCAGCACGTGTCTCTGAGGCTCAGGCAGGGCCCCTGACAAACAGCAGCAATGGCTCCTGAGCCAACACCTCACATCTCACACggtcctcctgctgcagctttaCCTTTTAAGGCACTCATGGAGAATCTGATATGGAGACAAGAGTCCAGCTTTACTGGTGAGTTCATATACCCGTGAGTCCTCAATACTGATATGGTTAAAATACTGCAAAGGAATTGAAAAGGGTTATTGTGCTTTAATAAAACCCTAATATTGGCCTTAAATCTCATTTCTCCTTTGCTACATTAAATCAATTCTGTTGCTCTGTGCTTAGCACTTTAAGAAGTGTTTTTAAATCCATAATGGGTTAAAAGCAACATCATTAAAACTGTCACACCTAATCAAACATTTGCAGAGAGAAATTTTAACTCCGATCTTACATTCAATATGTACATAAAAATGATAATCTTATGAATTCTTTATCATCATTTCTCCCTCAGGACAAGGTTATTTTAGCCAATTATGAAACTCTATTTACCAAAATGCTGTTGTTTACTAAAAGAGAACAGAAGAGCTATTGGCACAtttggtattttattttaaaagaatggaaaaaaatgtctgcaTTTCCTTAATGACCACTGCAGTAGTGCAGGGCCTACAATACAGTTCTAAGTTAAAGCAAGGGTACAAAAACTCCTGTATATGACTTCATTTCAGGAAATATTCCTTTCAGGCTGATCactgattttttcctttactcCTTACTGATGGTACCACTGACCAATGAGCTATTTAATTCTCCTAGTACCTGAGAAAATAGCACAAGTCTCctcttaaagatttttttttttaaattttctcaaATATCACTGCCCAAACTACGGGATTTCACTGTGTGGTAATAAAACCATTTCAGAAGCCTGAGCACTTTTACTTCCGAAGTGGTGTCCTAAGATGATCACACACAACCAAACAGCACCTGGCTCTGAACATTTCCTGCCATCAGCCAGAGGACTCTGGAAGGCAGGGCACTACAGGCAGGGCACTACAGGCAGGGCACTACAGGCAGGGCACTACAGGCAGCCTGGTGCCTTGGAACATCTCCGGTGCTCAGTGACCTGTTGGTCAATAAAGAACCAGTTCTCTGCATCAGAGTAAGTTTTCTGATCTATTCCAATAGAAAAAATAGTATTTACCCCAAGCCTTTCTCTAAATGGAGGATTTTACAGTTCCATTTGACTGAgaaaacaatcttattaattTTCAGTAATGTTTCTGATATCAACTGTGCAATGTTTTGTGCAATGCCAGCCAGGAAGCACGAGCTCAGTACCTCAAGTTCTTGACTGTCTTTGGGCTTCTCCTCAGAGGTCTGTTTAACAAAGTCAGGAATAAGGATTTCCAGTGTAGCTCGAGCTGCAAAAAGTGATTAAACATCTTGattagatttattttaaacaaaaacatctcATCTAAAAATTGTCAGGCATTTTTTTCTGGTaagaaatttattaatttacacttttcaagggaaaaaaagttctACTAGTTCAGCTTGATAACTAATTGAAATAAGAAGAAACTACTTTTTTAAAAGTGCctacacaaggaaaaaatattctcatCTCATTTTAGAAGTGACATGGAGCCTTTAAGACCAAAAATTAAGAGTATTATCACCCCCTAGTTCCTACAGCCAAACCCCAGCTCTGAATCACTTCTGCTCTTGCAACCCCAGAACGGtactaaaagcaaaagaaacaatTCAGCAGTTGgtactgagaaagaaaaataagttacCAGCTTTATTCTTGGCAAGTTTTTTGCTGCTGGCAGTTCCTGCCCCATAGGTTACTCCATCAATAATCACTGAGGCTCCAAAAGGTTCACTTGGGTTCTCTGGAAATGGAGGGAGAAAGTAAAGAAAGCTTTTTGGAACTCCTGACATACATGAAATGTCACCACTATcaagatttgttttcttcatttcagcTTCAAGAGGGATGAAAATGGTTTATTCTTCATGAAAACTAAAAAATTATCTAACAGAGTTTTCCACTAACAGACTTACCACCACATACCTCATTCTTCCAAATAATGAATGAAGTATTTTAAGAGACCACTGGTAATCTGCCAGAACTCAAATACTAATTCCAAAATTTTTGAATCATGGTGTAAATACAAGAGCTACATATTCTCATATACAAGTTTCAGTTGTATTATATACTGCACACACAGGAATAGCATAATTCTGAATATTTATaaggtaattaaaaaaacctcaaacaaacaggaaaagcaaGAATTAATGGAACATACATTATACCACTTAGGATACAAAACCCAATATTAACCTGATTCCAGTTCCATTTTTCATATACACAACATTTTTGGATTCTTGATTAAGCATCAAGACCAGGATAGAGTTGTTTAAGGAAACAGACTTACCACATTCAAAGAAATTGTAAACAGGGCGAACCTTTAGGACTCGTTGCATATATTCATGCAAGATGCAAACTTCAGACTTCCCATTGGGATTAATGACAAACTCTGCAAAAAAGacaggaagaagggaagaagttCATTAGTTCCAGTCTTTGAAAGATAATTTCTATTACAAACAAATCAATACTGAGCAACTCTCAGCAGTAACAAGAGCTGAAGGTAGTCATTACTTACCAGGACTGTAaccttaaataaaaatatttttgtttagaaaTTATTATCAAAATATACTTTTCTAAAGACTAATTTCCCTTTCCTGCGTAATATACGACGGGCAAAATACCGGATCAGGAATTAAGGGAACtcattacattttattttcagtcaaGCTTAGAGGTGGAATTGGGCTTCAACACAGCCTATGTGAACTGGAGCTAGAGCAGCTCACCTTTCTTGATGGGTGCATCCTGCACAGAGAGGGTGATGAGTTTCTGGTTGGCCGGCAGGATGGGCCGCTCGGACTCGGCCTGCTTGCGCTTCATCTCGCGGTTGAACTGGCGCCGCTCGGCCCAGGTGCGGAACTTCTTCACAGTCACCTGCTCAAAGTCAAAACGCTTCTCCAGGTAACGCCTGAAATCTTCCAGATCTGAAAACACAACCAAGTTACTCTCTTGCTTCACCACTGAACAAGCACTAAGTTCTCTATttccacagaaattattttcttagacTTGGAGCAAAAGGTTAAAGATGCTGTTTTGGACTAACAGAAGTAATTTGAAGTTCTCCTATTACATTAAATTAgattaaatgcaaaatattagtgcaaaccagaaaataaaataaaataccatcTTATTCTATCACTTGATGATTTTACTAATCCCTAACCAGCATTAATACCCAACACAATTTGCAACAAAACACCAGTGACTGGTCTGCTTGAACATCTCAGCACCTTCCCTTCACCTGAAGCAAGGTACACAGTGAGTACAGCAGTTGTGCTTTCAGCCTCAGCTCCCTGAAGCcaaacccagctgctgctgcctacCTACGAGTGTACATGAAACACTGTACAGTGATGTTCCATGAACTCCATGGGTATCTGCAGCCTCTATGCAGAATTTAACACAAGAAATTCACATACAGAGTATTAAAAGATTGCCCCATTTCAGTACAGCTGATTCTCCTTTACAGGATAGTCTGCAAATAAATCAGCAAAAATAAAGAGCAGCATCCACAGATGTAAACAGAAAAAAGCAAGCTGCTGGTATTGTTTCCTTCCACAAGGAATCCCAAATGCAAGTCATGCTTACACCCCATCACTCAGCATCTTTTTCAGTAATACACAACAGATCCTATTTAAAGGGAGAGACAGACAGGTGAACTTCATGCAGAGAAGTAAGTGCTTCCTGGCTTGAATTTTGCAGCTAAATATTGATGATttgatgttttgttttacttcttttGGCAAGGTTTCTGGACTAGACATGACACACACAATGACAAGGACAAGATTTATGTCTGAGCACTACAAAGATAAAGGCAGCCTATGACCCATACCAATGGATGGGATTCTCGGGTATGCAGATGTGAAAAGATTTGATAAATAACACATGAGCTTCCTCTTCAAGTTCCTCTCCACTGGGTGGTGATTTTGGCACGGTGTCTTTAGACAACTTTCTGTGTAGAGGCTTAATAtttgtataaataaaataatgcagCATCACACCCCTCTGTATGAGTGCAATTATATTTGTATGACTTAGTCTGCTATTCTTGtgcaaatacagaaatacagttTAACTACACCATTTGTCTTAAAAGATCATCCTGAAAACAGATATAACTCAGCCAATACAGAGAGTGCATAGAAAAGCCTATTTGAGGAAGTCACACAAACACATTTGACAAAAGCAAATGAACACACTCACATAACTGATTCTTATATTGAGATAAAGTCTACAGGACTAAACTACCAAAATATTCACTTTTTTGTGTAAAACCTTTTCATGTGAACTCTCAGGGCTTCAGAAAAGATTTTAATTCAGCAGCCAACTCTGGAATGAAATTTCCCAAATGCCATTACCCCAACTCAAGTCAAGAAAAGACTCTACTTGCCATACATACCTACAGATTCATCTTTACATACTTCAACTTTGGCCTTCACTTGTCCCAAAGCTCCTTGTGCTGCATCTCCCCCAGAGGGGTCTTTGTCATCTAAAGGCCCAGAATCAGCAGCAGTGGAATCTGGTTCTTCTGTTTGGCAGTCCAGTTCTGAGGATTTATCTAGATGCTTTACAGGTGATACTTCCCCATTTGGGGTTATGTCATTgttttgctccctttcctcgttttccttcatttttttgtaATGAAAGCAGGGAATGCTACTAAGGGGAGGATCATGTTTCTGCAAATATAAATAACACAGAAAGTTTCAGTATCTCAAGGTCACCAAAA
It encodes the following:
- the DGCR8 gene encoding microprocessor complex subunit DGCR8, with translation MENYENVPPLPKEPAGEMNVENVPCRPPLPPNDQPPPPPLQTSSDAEVMDVGSGGDGQSDTPAGDTPSLCRTQQLLTKGSACYKSRLLIDPNSSDQSPRTARHAPSVRKFTPDLKLLKDVKISVSFTESCKSKDRKVLYTGVEQDYKADTEFGINNVNGDLHVCPFGGSNGKAAGIGGESDEKKDDENDIDQEKRVEFAVLDELEDFTDNLMEIDEEGGGFTSKAIVQRDKVDEETLNFSYEDDFDNDVDALLEEGLRAPKTRRLDNEKYAGESDHQSDGETSVQPMMTKIKTVLKSRGRPPTEPLPDGWIMTFHNSGIPVYLHRESRVVTWSRPYFLGTGSIRKHDPPLSSIPCFHYKKMKENEEREQNNDITPNGEVSPVKHLDKSSELDCQTEEPDSTAADSGPLDDKDPSGGDAAQGALGQVKAKVEVCKDESVDLEDFRRYLEKRFDFEQVTVKKFRTWAERRQFNREMKRKQAESERPILPANQKLITLSVQDAPIKKEFVINPNGKSEVCILHEYMQRVLKVRPVYNFFECENPSEPFGASVIIDGVTYGAGTASSKKLAKNKAARATLEILIPDFVKQTSEEKPKDSQELEYFNHISIEDSRVYELTSKAGLLSPYQILHECLKRNHGMGDTSIKFEVIPGKNQKSEYVMTCGKHTVRGWCKNKRVGKQLASQKILQLLHPHVKNWGSLLRMYGRENSKLVKQETSDRSVIELQQYAKKNKPNLHILNKLQEEMKKLAQEREETRKKPKMTIVESAQPGSEPLCTVDV